A genomic stretch from Arthrobacter sp. KBS0702 includes:
- a CDS encoding DUF4193 domain-containing protein, translating to MATDYDAPRKTEEDLNEDSIEELKSRRTDKPSAVVDEDETDLAEGYELPGADLSGEELLVRVLPAQADEFTCASCFLVRHRSQIAREKDGLKYCKDCEG from the coding sequence ATGGCGACAGACTACGATGCGCCGCGCAAGACTGAAGAAGACCTCAACGAGGATTCCATCGAGGAACTGAAGTCGCGGCGTACGGACAAGCCTTCCGCGGTGGTCGATGAGGACGAAACCGACCTCGCCGAAGGCTATGAACTCCCGGGCGCTGATCTGTCCGGCGAGGAGCTGCTGGTTCGGGTCCTGCCCGCCCAGGCAGACGAATTTACCTGTGCCTCCTGCTTCCTCGTCCGCCACCGCTCGCAGATCGCCCGCGAAAAGGACGGCCTTAAGTACTGCAAGGACTGCGAGGGCTAA
- a CDS encoding DUF3093 domain-containing protein, giving the protein MPESSAAVPASNTPHNATVLYSEKLWPSFWIWLVAAGLAGAGILVFAPISIAAGITAAVVLFVILAVLLVLSTPSISVTAGTLRVGRATIDRSFIGAAEAFRGAEATAERGTRLNGLAFMCIRGWIDPVVRIEITDPSDRTPYWLASSRHPDELVAALSR; this is encoded by the coding sequence ATGCCCGAATCCAGCGCCGCCGTGCCTGCCTCCAACACCCCCCACAACGCCACCGTCCTCTATAGCGAGAAGCTCTGGCCGAGCTTCTGGATCTGGCTGGTGGCGGCTGGGCTGGCCGGGGCCGGCATCCTGGTGTTCGCGCCGATCAGCATCGCCGCCGGCATCACGGCCGCCGTGGTGCTCTTCGTCATCCTGGCCGTACTGCTGGTCCTGTCCACACCCTCCATCTCGGTCACCGCCGGAACCCTGCGCGTCGGGCGGGCCACGATCGACCGGAGCTTCATCGGGGCCGCCGAGGCGTTCCGCGGGGCGGAGGCGACGGCGGAGCGTGGCACCCGGCTCAACGGCCTGGCGTTCATGTGCATCCGCGGCTGGATCGATCCCGTGGTCCGGATCGAGATCACCGACCCCTCGGACCGAACCCCGTACTGGCTGGCGTCCTCGCGGCACCCGGACGAGCTCGTCGCCGCGCTGTCCCGCTGA
- the dut gene encoding dUTP diphosphatase gives MTEETTAVNTPPAEPAASAFPAADIPAYGAPTLKVQLKMLDAGLEPPSYAHPGDAGADLRAREDVVLGPGERRLVPTGVSIALPDGFVALIHPRSGLATKHGLTVVNAPGTVDAGYRGEIAVTLLNTDREQAIELRRGDRIAQMVIQRVEYADFVPVQELSDSVRGGGGFGSTGGFGAPGA, from the coding sequence GTGACTGAAGAAACGACTGCTGTGAACACCCCGCCGGCAGAGCCCGCCGCCAGCGCCTTCCCGGCCGCCGACATCCCTGCCTACGGAGCCCCCACCCTGAAGGTGCAGCTGAAAATGCTCGACGCCGGCCTGGAGCCGCCGTCGTATGCCCACCCGGGCGACGCTGGCGCGGACCTGCGCGCGCGCGAGGACGTCGTCCTCGGCCCGGGGGAGCGTCGGCTGGTGCCCACCGGCGTCTCCATCGCCCTTCCGGACGGCTTCGTCGCGCTGATCCACCCCCGCTCCGGCCTCGCCACCAAGCACGGTCTGACCGTCGTGAACGCTCCCGGCACCGTGGATGCGGGGTACCGCGGGGAGATCGCGGTGACTCTGCTGAATACTGACCGTGAGCAGGCGATTGAACTGCGGCGCGGCGATAGAATTGCACAAATGGTCATCCAGCGGGTGGAGTACGCCGACTTCGTGCCCGTCCAGGAACTCAGCGATTCCGTCCGCGGCGGCGGCGGCTTCGGCTCCACCGGCGGATTCGGCGCCCCCGGGGCCTGA
- a CDS encoding DUF3710 domain-containing protein, whose amino-acid sequence MVFGRGRKAKQEQLTDTGETREAEGVDAGAAAGAKDDAVRNAGPYDASEIDNQDGYVDLGALLIAPREGLQLRLEVEEATQRVVAVTMDLEGSSLQLQAFAAPRSEGLWDEIREQIGQSVGSQGGQVDEIEGHFGIELVAKLPAGDGSEGYRVARFIGVDGPRWFLRGVLGGEAALDRSAAAGLEELFRQIVVVRGENPMPPRDLLQLRLPRDSGAPAPQGAPEFDQPERGPEITQIG is encoded by the coding sequence ATGGTTTTTGGGCGTGGCAGGAAAGCCAAACAGGAGCAGTTGACGGACACCGGCGAGACCCGGGAAGCCGAGGGTGTTGACGCCGGCGCAGCCGCCGGGGCCAAGGACGATGCCGTCCGCAATGCCGGCCCGTATGACGCCTCGGAAATCGACAACCAGGACGGCTACGTCGACCTCGGCGCCCTGCTGATTGCCCCGCGCGAAGGTCTGCAGCTCCGCCTCGAGGTCGAGGAAGCCACCCAGCGCGTTGTCGCCGTGACCATGGACCTGGAAGGTTCCAGCCTGCAGCTGCAGGCTTTCGCGGCGCCACGCTCCGAGGGCCTCTGGGACGAAATCCGCGAGCAGATCGGCCAGTCCGTGGGCAGCCAGGGCGGCCAGGTGGATGAGATCGAGGGCCACTTCGGCATCGAACTCGTCGCCAAGCTGCCCGCCGGCGACGGCAGCGAGGGCTACCGCGTGGCCCGGTTCATCGGCGTCGACGGTCCCCGCTGGTTCCTCCGCGGCGTCCTCGGCGGGGAAGCGGCGCTGGACCGTTCCGCCGCCGCCGGGCTCGAGGAGCTTTTCCGCCAGATCGTTGTGGTGCGGGGCGAGAACCCGATGCCGCCGCGCGACCTGCTCCAGCTCCGCCTTCCCCGGGACTCCGGCGCGCCCGCGCCGCAGGGTGCCCCGGAGTTTGACCAGCCCGAGCGCGGACCGGAGATTACCCAGATTGGGTGA
- a CDS encoding DUF3159 domain-containing protein, with translation MSTPEDPQPRTAPQGTAQPGPEQPGPEQPTVAQLAEGYAAKAGLHRSGNGNIDVLKSAGGVQGLAESILPGLVFLIAFTVSRELPLALVASLAVAAAFTVARLIQRKPLTQALAGIVGVGLSAWLANSTGKAEDFYVLGFFTNLGYIIAMSISIAVRWPFAGLLFGFIRNEGLDWRKHPARVKAYRIGTWVIISVLVLRLLVQVPLYFMGEQGLAGLATTRLIMGAPLYILGMWVAWLLTRPAPAAVEEPADGPAEAN, from the coding sequence ATGAGCACCCCCGAAGACCCGCAGCCGCGCACCGCGCCCCAGGGCACCGCGCAGCCAGGCCCCGAGCAGCCAGGCCCCGAGCAGCCCACCGTGGCCCAGCTCGCCGAAGGCTATGCGGCCAAGGCCGGACTGCACCGTTCCGGCAACGGCAACATCGACGTGCTCAAGAGCGCCGGCGGTGTCCAGGGCCTCGCCGAAAGTATCCTTCCGGGACTCGTGTTCCTGATCGCCTTTACCGTCAGCCGCGAACTTCCGCTGGCGCTGGTGGCCTCGCTGGCCGTGGCCGCGGCGTTCACCGTCGCGCGGCTCATCCAGCGCAAGCCGCTGACGCAGGCGCTGGCCGGCATCGTCGGCGTCGGACTCTCTGCGTGGCTGGCGAACTCGACCGGCAAGGCCGAGGATTTCTACGTGCTCGGGTTCTTCACCAACCTCGGGTACATCATTGCGATGTCCATCTCGATCGCGGTGCGGTGGCCCTTCGCCGGGCTCCTCTTCGGTTTCATCCGGAACGAAGGCCTGGACTGGCGCAAGCACCCGGCCCGCGTGAAGGCGTACCGGATCGGTACCTGGGTGATCATCTCAGTCCTGGTCCTGCGCCTGCTCGTCCAGGTCCCGCTGTATTTCATGGGGGAGCAGGGCCTCGCCGGCCTCGCCACCACCCGGCTGATCATGGGTGCCCCGCTGTACATCCTGGGCATGTGGGTGGCCTGGCTGCTCACCCGCCCCGCGCCGGCCGCCGTAGAAGAGCCCGCCGACGGGCCGGCCGAAGCCAACTAA
- a CDS encoding TrkA family potassium uptake protein → MKVVIVGAGSVGSSIARELLAHKHEILLIDLKPEVIGRSGLRGAHWLVGDACELSTLKDARLEDADVVVSATGDDKVNLVVSLLAKTEFGVGRTVGRVNNPKNDWMFDDSWGVDVAVNTPQLMTALVEEAVEIGDLVRLLTLQTGVSSLVEFTVPHDSHVIGLTVGDIDWPEDAALVAILRDQAPITPSRDDVIDGGDELFFVTTIAAEDGLRALLSAPESGIESAGEPSAAGQHPVTADQHGRETQSAGDDGFEG, encoded by the coding sequence GTGAAAGTCGTCATCGTCGGGGCAGGCAGCGTCGGTTCATCGATCGCCCGTGAACTGCTGGCCCACAAACACGAGATCCTGCTGATCGACCTCAAACCCGAAGTGATTGGCCGCAGCGGGCTGCGCGGGGCGCACTGGCTCGTCGGCGACGCCTGCGAACTCAGCACGCTCAAGGACGCCCGCTTGGAGGACGCCGACGTCGTGGTGTCCGCGACGGGCGACGACAAGGTGAACCTGGTGGTCTCGTTGCTGGCCAAGACCGAATTCGGCGTCGGCCGGACCGTGGGCCGGGTCAACAACCCGAAGAACGACTGGATGTTCGACGATTCCTGGGGCGTCGACGTCGCGGTCAACACCCCGCAGCTGATGACGGCCCTCGTGGAGGAAGCGGTGGAGATCGGCGACCTGGTCCGGCTGCTGACCCTGCAGACCGGGGTGTCCTCATTGGTGGAGTTCACCGTGCCGCACGATTCGCATGTGATCGGCCTGACGGTGGGCGACATTGACTGGCCCGAGGACGCGGCCCTGGTCGCGATCCTGCGCGACCAGGCCCCGATTACGCCCAGCCGCGACGACGTGATCGACGGCGGCGACGAGCTGTTCTTCGTCACCACGATCGCCGCCGAGGACGGGTTGCGCGCGCTGCTTTCCGCCCCGGAGTCCGGCATCGAGTCCGCCGGGGAGCCGTCTGCTGCCGGCCAGCACCCGGTCACCGCCGACCAGCACGGCCGGGAGACCCAGTCCGCCGGCGACGACGGCTTCGAAGGCTGA
- a CDS encoding TrkA family potassium uptake protein — translation MAHFVIMGCGRVGATLAHTLEDAGHSVAIIDQDDRAFRRLRTGFSGRKVTGVGFDRETLKQAGVQEAYAFAAVSSGDNSNILATRVARETFHVPHVVARIYDPGRAEIYQRLGIPTVAAVRWSADQVLRRILPEQHLAGDFRDPSGRLVLAEVDVDSGWIGQPLSAIEKAADIRIAYLTRFGEGILPGPGTAFQDGDTVHAMLSVDRTSEVAHILAKSPVKES, via the coding sequence GTGGCGCACTTCGTGATCATGGGTTGTGGCCGCGTTGGGGCAACCCTGGCGCACACACTGGAGGACGCCGGCCATTCGGTCGCGATCATCGACCAGGACGACCGCGCTTTCCGGCGGCTACGGACCGGCTTTTCCGGCCGTAAGGTCACCGGCGTCGGCTTTGACCGGGAAACGCTCAAGCAGGCCGGCGTCCAGGAGGCCTACGCCTTCGCGGCCGTGTCCAGCGGTGACAATTCCAACATCCTTGCCACCCGGGTGGCCCGCGAGACGTTCCACGTCCCGCACGTCGTGGCGCGGATCTATGACCCGGGCCGCGCGGAAATCTATCAGCGGCTCGGCATCCCGACGGTCGCGGCGGTGCGCTGGAGCGCGGACCAGGTGCTGCGCCGGATCCTGCCGGAGCAGCACCTCGCCGGCGATTTCCGCGATCCTTCCGGGCGGCTGGTGCTGGCCGAGGTGGACGTGGACTCCGGTTGGATCGGGCAGCCGCTGTCCGCGATCGAAAAGGCCGCCGACATCCGCATCGCGTACCTCACCCGCTTCGGCGAGGGCATCCTCCCCGGCCCGGGAACAGCCTTCCAGGACGGAGACACCGTCCACGCCATGCTGAGCGTGGACCGCACCTCCGAGGTCGCCCACATTCTTGCCAAGTCCCCCGTCAAGGAGTCCTAA
- a CDS encoding APC family permease gives MLTIFNAVKRVLVGRPFRNDRLAHTLLPKRIALPIFASDALSSVAYAPDEILLTLALAGVSAVAFSPWVGLAVMVVLLTVVASYRQNVHAYPSGGGDYEIANENLGKYAGLTVAAALLVDYVLTVAVSMSSAAAYLTTAVPSLHGQQATIATIGVVVLALVNLRGIREAGSVFAVPTYIFMFSILGMTAVGVFQAATGQLGQAPSAEFQIVPAPGFDEGLVGLTGAFLLLRAFSSGAAALTGVEAISNGVPNFKKPKSKNAATTLLLLGVIAASMLAGIIYLANATKVHIVQDPATEFLLNGKPVDEGYIQNPAISQIAQTVFGAGSLPFYIVVAATGVILVFASNTAFNGFPVLGSILAQDGYLPRQLRTRGDRLAFSNGVLALAAGALVLIIAFNADVTKLIQLYIVGVFISFTLSQLGMIRHWGRELKLAKDPAAKLRMLRSRTINTIGFGMTGLVLVIVLITKFEQGAWIALLAMFILFLIMWSIRAHYDNVAKELAVDEDSSPRALPTRVHAVLLVSHVRKPVLRALAYARASRPSRLDAITVDISPEETEQTLEDWEKLEIPVPLTVLASPFRETVTPIMEYIKNMRRDSPRDLIVVYIPEYVVGKWWEQLVHNQTALRIKTRLHFEPGVMVASVPWQLKSSEEAKKLQDIQ, from the coding sequence GTGCTGACAATTTTCAATGCCGTGAAGCGGGTGCTGGTAGGCAGGCCCTTCCGGAACGACCGTCTGGCCCACACCCTTCTGCCCAAGCGGATCGCGCTCCCGATTTTCGCCTCCGACGCGCTCTCCTCGGTGGCGTACGCGCCGGACGAAATCCTGCTGACCCTGGCGCTGGCCGGCGTCAGCGCCGTGGCCTTTTCACCCTGGGTGGGCCTGGCCGTGATGGTGGTGCTGCTCACCGTCGTGGCGTCCTACCGCCAGAACGTCCACGCCTACCCCTCCGGCGGCGGCGACTACGAGATCGCCAACGAAAACCTGGGCAAGTACGCGGGCCTCACGGTCGCCGCGGCCCTGCTGGTGGACTACGTCCTTACGGTCGCGGTGTCGATGTCCTCTGCCGCCGCCTACCTCACCACCGCCGTCCCCTCGCTGCACGGCCAGCAGGCCACGATAGCCACGATCGGTGTTGTGGTCCTGGCCCTGGTGAACCTGCGCGGCATCCGCGAAGCCGGCAGCGTCTTCGCCGTGCCGACCTACATCTTCATGTTCTCCATCCTCGGCATGACCGCCGTCGGCGTCTTTCAGGCCGCGACCGGCCAGCTCGGGCAGGCGCCGTCGGCCGAATTCCAGATCGTGCCCGCCCCGGGGTTCGACGAGGGGCTGGTCGGCCTGACCGGAGCGTTCCTGCTGCTGCGGGCGTTCTCCTCCGGCGCCGCAGCGCTGACCGGCGTGGAGGCCATCAGCAACGGCGTGCCGAACTTCAAGAAGCCCAAGAGCAAGAACGCCGCGACGACGCTGCTGCTGCTCGGTGTGATCGCGGCCTCCATGCTGGCCGGCATCATCTACCTGGCCAACGCCACCAAGGTGCACATCGTGCAGGACCCGGCCACGGAGTTCCTGCTCAACGGCAAACCGGTGGACGAGGGCTACATCCAGAACCCGGCCATCAGCCAGATCGCGCAGACCGTCTTCGGTGCCGGCTCGCTGCCGTTCTATATCGTCGTCGCCGCCACCGGCGTCATCCTGGTATTTGCCTCGAACACCGCCTTCAACGGCTTCCCGGTCCTCGGCTCCATCCTGGCCCAGGACGGCTACCTGCCGCGCCAACTCCGCACCCGCGGTGACCGGCTCGCGTTCAGCAACGGGGTCCTGGCGCTGGCCGCCGGTGCGTTGGTGCTGATCATCGCCTTCAACGCCGACGTCACCAAGCTCATCCAGCTGTACATCGTGGGCGTCTTCATCTCGTTCACGCTGAGCCAGCTCGGCATGATCCGGCACTGGGGCCGGGAACTGAAACTCGCCAAGGACCCGGCCGCGAAACTGCGGATGCTCAGGTCCCGCACCATCAATACGATCGGCTTCGGCATGACCGGACTGGTCCTGGTGATCGTGCTGATCACGAAGTTCGAGCAGGGGGCCTGGATCGCGCTGCTGGCCATGTTCATCCTTTTCCTGATCATGTGGAGCATCAGGGCGCACTACGACAACGTGGCCAAGGAACTCGCCGTGGATGAGGACTCCTCGCCCCGGGCGCTGCCCACCCGGGTGCACGCCGTGCTGCTCGTCTCGCACGTCCGCAAGCCCGTGCTCCGGGCGCTGGCCTACGCCCGCGCCTCGCGGCCCTCCCGGCTGGACGCCATCACGGTAGACATCAGCCCGGAGGAGACCGAGCAGACACTGGAGGACTGGGAGAAACTGGAGATCCCGGTGCCGCTGACCGTGCTGGCCAGCCCGTTCCGCGAGACGGTCACGCCGATCATGGAGTACATCAAGAACATGCGGCGCGACTCGCCGCGTGACCTGATCGTCGTCTACATCCCCGAATACGTCGTGGGCAAGTGGTGGGAGCAGCTGGTGCACAACCAGACGGCGCTGCGGATCAAGACCCGGCTGCACTTTGAGCCCGGGGTCATGGTGGCCAGCGTGCCGTGGCAGCTGAAATCGTCCGAAGAAGCCAAGAAACTGCAGGATATCCAATGA
- a CDS encoding class I SAM-dependent RNA methyltransferase, with amino-acid sequence MSTDTRTPARTELIVDVGPVAHGGHCVARHEGRVIFVRHGIPGEKVRIRLTEDGEAAKFWRADVVEVLEPSPDRVDHFWHAADAQRSWSHGHPPVGGAELGHISLDRQRRLKAEVLAEQLHRLAGVDLAVPVEAVGEAAAGAGTGLAWRTRAGFAVTAGGKLGMHAHRSDAVLPVREMPLAVDAINALRLWDIDLQGIERVEVAAPANGSRPLVLLVPSAGTRAKRLSAIAAQLPEDVSVAAVDPDTGALTQLRGRTWVQETAAGHEYRVSGDGFWQIHRDAPETLVGAVTGFLHDGGYLAAGSVVADLYAGAGLFTAPLADAVGVTGSVLSVEGAPGTSRDARKNLHGAPQVEIIQGKVERVLRQQPRSFDALLLDPPRAGAGKAVVNQLVAAGPRAIAYVSCDPASFARDVGYFQQAGWALEGLRAFDLYPHTHHLETVALLTPRG; translated from the coding sequence ATGAGCACCGACACCCGGACACCCGCCCGCACCGAGCTGATTGTCGACGTCGGCCCCGTTGCCCACGGCGGCCACTGCGTGGCCCGGCACGAGGGCCGCGTGATTTTCGTCCGCCACGGGATCCCCGGCGAAAAAGTGCGGATCCGGCTGACCGAGGACGGCGAAGCCGCGAAGTTCTGGCGCGCCGACGTCGTCGAGGTGCTGGAGCCCTCCCCGGACCGGGTGGACCACTTCTGGCACGCGGCCGACGCGCAGCGCTCCTGGTCGCACGGGCACCCGCCGGTCGGCGGCGCCGAGCTGGGCCACATTTCGCTGGACCGCCAACGCCGCCTCAAGGCCGAGGTCCTGGCCGAGCAGCTGCACCGGCTTGCCGGCGTCGACCTGGCCGTTCCGGTCGAGGCCGTGGGGGAGGCAGCGGCCGGGGCCGGCACCGGCCTGGCCTGGCGGACCCGCGCGGGCTTCGCCGTGACGGCCGGCGGCAAGCTCGGCATGCACGCGCACCGCTCCGACGCCGTCCTTCCGGTCCGCGAGATGCCGCTGGCCGTCGACGCCATCAACGCGCTGAGGCTCTGGGACATCGACCTGCAGGGGATCGAGCGGGTGGAGGTCGCGGCACCGGCCAACGGGTCCCGCCCACTGGTGCTCCTGGTCCCGTCCGCCGGGACCCGGGCCAAGCGGCTCAGCGCCATCGCGGCCCAGCTGCCGGAAGACGTCTCGGTGGCGGCCGTTGACCCGGACACGGGCGCCCTGACACAGTTGCGCGGCCGCACCTGGGTGCAGGAAACCGCGGCCGGCCACGAGTACCGTGTCAGCGGCGACGGCTTCTGGCAGATCCACCGCGACGCCCCGGAGACGCTGGTCGGCGCCGTGACCGGATTCCTGCACGACGGCGGCTACCTCGCCGCCGGGTCCGTCGTGGCGGACCTGTACGCCGGAGCCGGACTCTTCACCGCACCCCTGGCCGACGCCGTCGGGGTCACCGGGTCCGTACTGTCCGTGGAAGGGGCGCCGGGCACCAGCCGGGATGCCCGCAAGAACCTGCACGGCGCGCCCCAGGTGGAAATCATCCAGGGCAAGGTCGAGCGGGTGCTGCGGCAGCAGCCACGCAGCTTCGATGCCCTGCTGCTGGACCCGCCCCGAGCCGGCGCCGGCAAGGCGGTCGTAAACCAGCTGGTCGCGGCCGGGCCCCGGGCGATCGCCTACGTCTCCTGCGATCCGGCGTCGTTCGCGCGGGACGTGGGGTACTTCCAGCAGGCCGGCTGGGCGCTGGAGGGGCTGCGCGCCTTCGACCTGTACCCGCACACCCACCACCTGGAGACTGTGGCGTTACTGACTCCGCGGGGCTGA
- a CDS encoding aconitate hydratase: MSIVDSFGSKGKLNVAGTEYEIFRLNSIEGAENLPFSLKVLLENLLRTEDGANITADHVRALAGWDPNAEPDTEIQFTPARVIMQDFTGVPCVVDLATMREAVKELGGDPKRVNPLAPAEMVIDHSVQIDAFGNSGALERNMEIEYQRNGERYQFLRWGQTAFDDFKVVPPGTGIVHQVNIEYLARTVMTREVDGALRAYPDTCVGTDSHTTMVNGLGVLGWGVGGIEAEAAMLGQPVSMLIPRVVGFKLTGSIPAGATATDVVLTITEQLRQHGVVGKFVEFYGEGVAAVPLANRATIGNMSPEFGSTAAMFPIDDVTLDYLRLTGRSDENVALVEAYAKEQGLWHDPSREIKFSEYLELDLSTVVPSISGPKRPQDRIILTESKAQFREDLRNYVKEDLADGSLDEAIDESFPASDSPSFTASGSHLTDQAPHAHGPKSNGRPSKTVAVKTADGREFELDHGAVSIASITSCTNTSNPSVMLAAALLARNAVEKGLASKPWVKTSVAPGSKVVTDYYNKSGLTPYLEKLGFYIVGYGCATCIGNSGPLDAEISEAIQANDLSVTAVLSGNRNFEGRINPDVKMNYLASPPLVIAYALAGTMDFDFENDALGQDEAGNDIFLKDIWPNPVEVQQVIDSSIDKGMFARGYEGVFEGDDRWKALDTPAGDTFAWDEKSTYVRKPPYFEGMQAKPEPVKDITGARVLLKLGDSVTTDHISPAGSFKSDTPAGQYLLANGVERKDFNSYGSRRGNHEVMIRGTFANIRIKNQLLDGVEGGFTRDFTQADGPQAYVYDAAQNYQAAGTPLVVLAGKEYGSGSSRDWAAKGTALLGVKAVVAESYERIHRSNLIGMGVLPLQYPAGQNAASLGLTGTETFAVEGVTALNEGTTPKTLKVTATAEDGTTTSFDAVLRIDTPGEADYYRNGGILQYVLRQISAS, from the coding sequence ATGAGCATTGTGGACAGCTTCGGTTCAAAAGGCAAACTTAATGTAGCCGGTACCGAATACGAAATTTTCCGGTTGAACTCCATTGAAGGTGCAGAAAACCTTCCGTTCAGCCTCAAGGTATTGCTTGAAAACCTGTTGAGGACCGAGGACGGCGCCAACATCACGGCCGATCACGTCCGCGCACTGGCCGGTTGGGATCCCAACGCCGAGCCCGACACTGAAATCCAGTTCACGCCGGCGCGCGTGATCATGCAGGACTTCACTGGCGTGCCCTGCGTTGTCGACCTCGCCACCATGCGTGAGGCCGTCAAGGAACTCGGCGGCGACCCCAAGCGGGTCAACCCGCTGGCGCCGGCGGAAATGGTCATCGACCACTCCGTCCAGATCGACGCCTTCGGCAACTCCGGCGCACTGGAGCGCAATATGGAGATCGAGTACCAGCGCAACGGCGAGCGGTACCAGTTCCTGCGTTGGGGCCAGACCGCGTTTGACGACTTCAAGGTCGTCCCGCCGGGAACCGGCATCGTGCACCAGGTCAACATCGAATACCTGGCCCGCACCGTGATGACCCGCGAAGTTGATGGGGCGCTCCGCGCCTACCCGGACACCTGCGTCGGCACCGACTCGCACACCACCATGGTCAACGGCCTGGGCGTGCTCGGCTGGGGCGTCGGCGGCATCGAAGCCGAGGCTGCCATGCTGGGCCAGCCCGTCTCCATGCTGATCCCGCGCGTCGTCGGCTTCAAGCTGACCGGCTCCATTCCGGCCGGCGCCACCGCCACCGACGTCGTGCTCACCATCACCGAGCAGCTGCGCCAGCACGGCGTGGTCGGCAAGTTCGTGGAGTTCTACGGCGAAGGCGTCGCGGCCGTGCCGCTGGCCAACCGCGCCACCATCGGCAACATGAGCCCCGAATTCGGCTCCACCGCCGCCATGTTCCCGATCGACGACGTCACGCTCGACTACCTGCGCCTCACCGGCCGCTCGGACGAGAACGTGGCCCTCGTGGAGGCTTACGCGAAGGAGCAGGGCCTCTGGCACGATCCCTCCCGCGAGATCAAGTTCTCCGAGTACCTCGAGCTGGACCTCTCGACGGTTGTCCCGTCGATCTCCGGCCCGAAGCGCCCGCAGGACCGCATCATCCTCACCGAGTCGAAGGCCCAGTTCCGCGAGGACCTGCGCAACTACGTCAAGGAAGACCTCGCCGACGGCAGCCTGGACGAAGCGATCGACGAGAGCTTCCCGGCGTCCGACTCGCCGTCGTTCACCGCCTCCGGCTCGCACCTGACGGACCAGGCGCCGCACGCGCACGGCCCGAAGTCGAACGGCCGCCCGTCCAAGACGGTGGCCGTCAAGACGGCCGACGGCCGCGAGTTCGAGCTGGACCACGGTGCGGTGTCGATCGCCTCGATCACCTCCTGCACCAACACGTCCAACCCGTCCGTGATGCTGGCCGCCGCGCTGCTGGCCCGCAACGCCGTGGAGAAGGGCCTCGCCTCCAAACCGTGGGTCAAGACCTCTGTGGCCCCGGGTTCCAAGGTCGTCACCGACTACTACAACAAGTCTGGCCTGACCCCGTACCTGGAGAAGCTCGGCTTCTACATCGTCGGCTACGGCTGCGCGACCTGCATCGGTAACTCCGGCCCGCTCGACGCCGAAATCTCCGAGGCCATCCAGGCCAACGACCTTTCCGTCACGGCAGTCCTCTCTGGTAACCGCAACTTCGAAGGCCGGATCAACCCGGACGTCAAGATGAACTACCTGGCCTCCCCGCCGCTGGTCATCGCGTACGCCCTGGCCGGAACCATGGACTTCGACTTCGAGAACGACGCGCTGGGCCAGGACGAAGCCGGCAACGACATCTTCCTGAAGGACATCTGGCCGAACCCGGTCGAGGTCCAGCAGGTCATCGACTCCTCGATCGACAAGGGCATGTTCGCCCGCGGCTACGAGGGCGTCTTCGAGGGCGACGACCGCTGGAAGGCGCTCGACACCCCGGCCGGCGACACCTTCGCCTGGGATGAGAAGTCCACCTACGTCCGGAAGCCCCCGTACTTCGAGGGCATGCAGGCCAAGCCGGAGCCCGTGAAGGACATCACCGGAGCCCGCGTGCTGCTCAAGCTCGGCGATTCCGTCACCACGGACCACATCTCCCCGGCCGGTTCCTTCAAGTCCGACACCCCGGCCGGCCAGTACCTGTTGGCCAACGGTGTGGAGCGCAAGGACTTCAACTCCTACGGCTCACGCCGTGGCAACCACGAAGTCATGATCCGCGGCACCTTCGCCAACATCCGGATCAAGAACCAGCTCCTCGACGGCGTCGAGGGCGGCTTCACCCGCGACTTCACGCAGGCCGACGGCCCGCAGGCCTACGTCTACGACGCCGCGCAGAACTACCAGGCCGCCGGCACCCCGCTGGTTGTCCTGGCCGGCAAGGAGTACGGCTCCGGCTCGTCCCGTGACTGGGCCGCCAAGGGCACCGCACTGCTGGGTGTCAAGGCTGTCGTCGCGGAGAGCTACGAGCGCATCCACCGCTCCAACCTGATCGGCATGGGCGTCCTGCCGCTGCAGTACCCGGCCGGCCAGAACGCCGCCAGCCTGGGACTGACCGGCACGGAAACCTTCGCGGTTGAGGGCGTCACCGCCCTCAACGAAGGCACCACGCCGAAGACCCTCAAGGTCACCGCCACGGCCGAAGACGGCACCACCACGAGCTTCGACGCGGTCCTGCGCATCGATACCCCGGGTGAAGCCGACTACTACCGCAACGGCGGCATCCTGCAGTACGTGCTGCGCCAGATCTCCGCTAGCTAG